From Arachis hypogaea cultivar Tifrunner chromosome 3, arahy.Tifrunner.gnm2.J5K5, whole genome shotgun sequence:
AACTTTACGAATCACTGATATGACATCAGGAGTTCAGGACGGCTTGTTCCGGGTCAACACTTACTCTTTGGCCATGCCAAGCCGAAAGTCAGCACATGGGTTCATATAACGTGAAAATTCATTCTTACATGCATCAAACAGAGGTTCAAAGTGTATTGAAAGCAATATCCCCATGTCACTCTGCTTGTAGCCCTCAAGTCACATCTCACATGACTCATCAATCATATTGTATGCGAGAGAAAACCTCACGAATTCAAATAATTCATTTTGGACCTCTAAAGTAACCAAGCATGTAAAATGATAAAATGATCAAATGATAAACTCCTCAGGAATCAGTCTCCAAAGTGAAgaggaaaaaatatatataaaatgatcAAATGATAAACTCCTCAAATGATAAAGCAATTCATGTAATTAAGAACTTAGCTCGGCTTGGAATTTCTTCCTATGGTTTAAAAACAAAACTGTCAAAAACAGATTGGGACCCTGCCGAAAAAAGGTGCAGTCCTGGAGAAATATTCCGTTGACTGCGGAAAACCTATTAGCAGACTGTGTTTAGGGCTTGGCTTTTCTGAAATGTTGTTACACATGAATATTCAGTTATTCACACAGATGTGTACATTGGACAGTGATATTACTAAGTGTTCTATTTTCAATGCTAACTCCCCTAAATTTAGCTGGGGTTATAAAGCATCAGATCAGAATTTCTTTCGGTATTCAAGAAACGACGTAGATAATACCGTCAAACAAAGAAAAGATCTTCCAAAGAATGAAAAGTATCTTCAGCAATTTCTGCATAGATGCATAATGCAAAACTGGATGACATTATTTTGACAGGCAGTATGTTTTTTACTTATAAATAGGAAGCAGTAGTTTACTACTCAAAAACAATTACTATGATCCACAAAGCATGCAGCCTGAAATCGGACTAGAGGAATGTTGGGTGCAGCCATGGAGACCATAAAACAACATCGTGCAGCTACGTGGGATTTGGGTTAAAGCCTAGGCATTAAAATTGGCTAACTAATCatgcaaaagatcaaagaaaatcTCTTTTTACCTAGTCAGTGCTGTTTTAGCACAACATTTCTTCCTAAAGATAATACTTTCCATCTCAAACTTCAGAACTTCTAACCTATACATACACAAAATGTGCAAAAAGTACAAAGGTTGAATACTAAAACTAATCAAGAACAGCTAAGATAggcaaagtagagaaaataaccTTGATTTCACACACTTCTAGCGTAACAATTATCTTAGGTGATGGATTCAGTTTCAAAATAGAGCTCTGTACATTATAAACATAAACAATCTGCAGCATTGAACTAGTAGTTAACAGAATTTAGGCCACGTGCTAATGGAAAACTTAAATCTTACAAAGCATCCTGTTCTTCAACATTTTGATCTTCAACATTTTGTTCTTCAACAGTTGGAGTACGTTCAGGAGGAGCTGCCACATTACATTTGGCTTTCACTTCCTTCAAATGCTTAACCTGCTCCTCAATAGCCTGCAACCTGTTAGCCAGGGATTCAACACTACCAGCATAATCTCCCAGTTTATCAAACCAAGTGCTTTCAATCTCCCTCAATTTCCTTTCAAAATCTCTCGAAAGCTCCCTCAACTtaatcctttcttcttcttcctttctcaggCGCTCCTTTTCCAGTTCCATGACACTCAAAACAAGGCCACCAGACCCAGGAACATCCTTGTAAAGTGGTTCTTCAGCTTGCGGACAACGTGTTCTATAATCAGCAAAAGCCTTCTGTGTTTCCTTCAAGGCCTTTCTATAGCCCTCCACAAGGCCTGTCATCATAAACAGTTCCTTCTCAAGACGATACATTTCTACCTGTCTCTTATGACTCTCATCCATCTTTGCTTTATGATATTGCTCAATCATTTCATCTCGCTTCTGTAGTTCATTAAGCAAGAGTTGCTGATTTGTCAAAGACTCATCACATGCTTGTTCTTTTGCTGCATACATCATTCTAGCCTTCCCCATCCAATGTTCTATATGTTCCATGCAGGTTTCAAAGTCAGCAGGCTTAGAATTCCACGGGCTATCACCTCTTAGCCTCTTGTTACTGCCATTTAGTGCATGGTGAGAGTTATGATTATCCAGGTCAAGCTCCCTTTTGTGACCATTTCCGAAAAGTGATGATCCAGATATCATATGAGGATCATCTCTGGGAGACAGAAAATCTCCCACAGGGTTGTCACGAAGATCAATCCCAGAAGTAAAAGGCATCTGCACTGCAGACATTGCCTGAACAAGACCCCCAGGCCCAGAAGGCATCCCCTCCATAGGAATACACTTGGGTGAGAGACTGAACCCACCATCATGCTCGTCATCCTCtgcatcttcctcttcctcctcctgtTCTTGCCCTTCTTCTCCTTCAACACCTTTCGCTTCACCACATTCGTCCCCCTTTACATCACTAGTCTGACATGGCCGCAAGAAGGGCTCCTCCACATTGTTCTTCTGATCCATAAGCCAGAGCCCAGAGTCTTCCACCTTGGGCTGATCAAAATCCATAATTTGTACCCCTCCAACCACATCCTTCCCTACTTCAACCCTCTCAGCATTATCTTGACCAAGACTCAACTCAATGTTGTGCTCCTCCAACTCACCATCCCTGCCACCCTCATCAACTCCACTCATCTTCACATCACCACTCTCATCCACTACGTCTTCCACAGTGGTtgtggctgtggctgtggctgtggctgCATCAGTGACTTTTTCTGTGACTGTGGCTGTGGCAGCTGCCTCCTCATCTTCCTCATCTTTAACCTCAGCCTCTTCCCCATCATCCTTCCCTCCAAcctcctctccctcctcttcctcctcctcctcctgtgCTGCCTCCGGCTCCTCCAGCAGCTCCTGGTGCTGCGCCTTAATCAGCTGCTGCATATGTGAAGCATAGTAACAATCCGTCAGCTGTGGAGCCTTCAATTCCTTATCCATCATGGACCAAATCAAACCTGCCCAATCAACCTTCTCCAACTTCCCTGTCTTAATCAAATTCAGTTGCCCCATAACATCAGATGTCATGATAAACATCTCATCATGCAACATCATCCAATTCGACACCAATTCCTCTATAAACCCAATCGATTCTGCCAAGTCCACCGTCTCCCCTCCCTCCTCCTTACCCTCCGTAACCGAAGAACCAGCATTCTTCTTGGGTAACTTCAGGGCCCGGCCCAAATCGGCACGACTCAGCTTGATCCTAATCCCATTGACATAGCTACACCGTGACGCGGGGACGTAGCTGGCAATGAGCTGGGCAAGAAGATCGCTGCGGACAACGGGGTCGTACTCGAGGTGCACGAACTCCCAGAGCCCAAGGCGCTGGAGGAGGCTCTGGTGGCTCGAAAAGTCGAGGGCTTTCGGGGGCACAAAAGGAATTGGCTTTAGGGTTTCGACAAGAACCTGAAGCTTCTCGCGACATTTCTTCTCCTGCGCGGTTCGCTTCGCGTCCGATTTCTTCCTCTTCGGAGTGCCTCGCCGGCCGGAGCCAGATAATGCTGCGGCGGCGGCGGTAACGGTCACTGCCGCATGAGCATCGGGTTCCGGGTCGTCGGGTTTCTGGACCGGATCTTGCATTAGAGTGTCCCCGTGTTCAGATGGCTGTGTAGGGTTGGGATCGGGTAGGGTTTGGGATTGGGATTGGGGATCTTGATCGGCGAGGGTTAGGGTTTTGGGGGATTGGGAACTTGTGGGTGGAGTTTCTTCTTGTTGGGTTTTGGTGTCAGGGTTTTGGGGGCTTTCGTCGGGAATGTGAGGATTTGAATCGGTCATGGCGCTGTATTGACTATTGAGTAAGTGAGAGAGTGAGGAAGAGGTTTTCTACTTTTCTTAACGGGGTTGGGATATTTTTGGAGTGAAACGTCTCAACTTTATTTTCAGGTTTCGAAATTCAAAGCCTGGCTTCTTTCGTCTCGGAAAGGAGGAAGGAGAGCTTGAAATGTCGCTTTTGTCCTCCGCAATTAAGCCATCTGATAGCCGTTTGTTCCTTCAAAATCGAGACTTTATGTCCATACGTGGCTTTTGAAAGACTAGTAGTGTGTTTGGTTTgacatttataatttaaaaggtATGTTCAATTTTTTTAGAGTAATTATTTAAAGGTAAAAACTTAAGCACAGtcaattttatgtgaagttgatagttaaaaattgttaaataattaaactgatttaactaaatttttatttaataatttttaattattaattttatgtgaagttaatTATACCTAAATTTTTAccttatttaaattagttattaagattttaagaattaaatattttaagctatgtttggtttgtatttttattttttatttttatttttaatatttttattttttaaattttataaaaaaaataataataagaggtaaaaatataaaatactaaaaataaaaataaaaataaaaatataaaccaaaTATACCCTTAATTTTAtagtttttaaaatatacaaaaaattctcCCACTTTTAATTCTAGTAGACAAATGAGTccctaactttatttcttagtcaataataaatagaaaatggtCTGTAACTTTATTTCTCcgtcaataataaataaaaaatgctaaTATAAAGGTTTAAAGTAGCACACATGCCAACTAGTTGTCTAAGTATGCtaagaaaacaaattaattccTGTGTCCTGAAACTACCAAAACGCAGCGTTTTAAGAATGCTTTATGTATATGCATTGTCCTTTATGTATACGAAACCTCATTCTCTCTTCATTTTATAGACTTTTCTAACACCTTGCAACATTAAACTCCCACTTCATTGTCCACATTATTATCATCACCCACTTTTATTTGGAGGTAATATCTAAAATGGTCCCTGAAATTTTCAACTCGTTTTAGATTAGTCTCTCACTTTTTAAAATGACCAAATAAATTTTTCACTCTTAGAATCGTAAATCTTTGTTAATCTAAAAATTACGAGACATTTTAACAGCGCTAAAGTGTATAGTTTGGCACTTAACTACATGCTGACGTGGACACACAATGAGTTCAACTCAAATTGGTATCCCAAATTTTATTAAAACACCCAAATTAATCCAATTCTCACTTATAAAACCTAACCCCTAAATGTTCATCCTTATTCTTCATATTCATCTTTGTTCTTTGTCTCCACTCCTCTCCTCATTGTTGTTGTTCTAACCATAACAAACTTCACacatcagaatcataagcaataaaacacaaaaaaaaagaaaacaaattaaacaaaaataaaaattttaaaataatttcttaatttatattttgtgtgATTCAAACTATTCTGAATTTCCAAATTTTTTTCACACATACACCACCTTTGTAAGCAAGAAACAACCTcaagaagataagaaaagaaaaatcgaatcttaaaaataaactaataattaataaaagaaaattaaatacaCCCTTATTCCAATTAATGCAATAATGGATCCAAAAGTAGCATCACCCCTTAATTGATCCTAACCACCATCTTACTCTACATTCCATATTCTTCCAACATTCTCTTCAACAACAATGACCAATAAGATTATCCCATGttaccaccaccagcaccaccgCCACCATCACCAGACTCGATGACACCGCAACACAATAAATCCTCTAAATTAGTACTGATAACAACACATCCATAACCACATCaaccgaagaagaagaagcttccaatgagaataaaaagaaacaacaataaaaagcttctaatgacaaaaaaatgaagacgaagaagaagtaATTACATTGTCAGAAGAAGAAGTGAAAAATAATTACCCCGTGGTGGTTCGGTTAATTCCGGAACAAACGGCACAAACAACCGAAACAGAATTGAAACACATTGTTTTCAGAATTGCCGCATCATCGAACTTGTgggagcaaaaaaaaaaaatacatcaagGTATGATAGAGACCAAAAGAAAATAGAGGTGTTGTTTGGTTGGATCAGAaagtaacaacaacaaaaaaacgaAACCTTCAGGTTAATGCCAAGATGAATAACATCAACAAGGAGGAGAGAAGTGGAGACAAAGAATAAAAATGAACATTTGGGGGTTAGGATTTTATAAGTGAGAATTGGATCAATTTGGGTATTTTAATCAAATTCGGGATACCAATTTGAGTTGAACTCATTGTGTGTCCACATCAGTGTGCAATTAAGTGCCAACTTGACACTTAACTGTACACCTCAGCACTATTAAAACGTCTGGTAATTTTTGAACTAATAGGGATTCATGATTCTGAGAGTGAAAGACATATTTGGTCATTTTAAAAAGTGGAAGACTAATCTGAAACGAGTTGGAAATTTCAGGGACCATTTTGAAAATTACCTCCTTTTATTTGTGTCACCTTCAACCCCATCACCCACATTCAATCGTGTCACCTCTGACGTCACCTACATTCAATTTAATTATCTCGCGCCCTTTTAGTTCCACACAGCCACTCCCTCCATATACACTTGAAACTTCAGCCAAGTGaagaaattagtgaaatttgaacaaaaaatggATTGACATAGTGGTTAAATTTaaggaataatttaaaatatactatTACATGTAGAGAATCTTTATTTTAAGACATAATTAGTTGGCTCATGCCAAGTTCAACCTCAGCCTGACCTTCATGCTAAACTTCTTGAGTTTGAATTAGAGGTGGATTGTCATTAAATGCACCAATTTAACATGGTACATCAGTAGATGGAATAACATGGACAAGATTCACAATTGGAGCAGCAGTGGTAGAGACACCAGGGTTGAAATTACCACCTTTAGCAATAGCAGCTGCAAATCCTATAGCAACTGCCACTTCTTCAACCTTTTTCTTTAGGCAATTTATCTTGGTGTGAGCTTTTTTGCCACAATAGCGACAAAAAACTTTTTTATAAGTCCTTCTTACTTCCATTAAGGTCTTCAAACCAGTTGTCAAGGTTCTGTTGAGAATCAGCCACTAACATTGTTCGACCTTATTATAGTCAACGTGTTTATAGTAGTCCCTGATTGAAAAAAATATCCAATGTGTCTGTATCTAACTCAGATAACTTTAAAATTTGCTTTCTGTAATATGTCAAGCTTTTATCTTCATTTCTAAAAATGATTCTCCatattgatatataattttaatgaattgattttttatctatacatataaaattttaaaaatgatcaACAACAACTAAAATTAGTATGTTTgataaccatatatatatatatatatatatatatatatatatatatatatatatatatataaaattttaaaaatggtcAACAACAACAACTAGAATTAGTGTATATAGttaacataaatatattaatccaTCAACTAATTAATAAGTTGTTATGTCAGTGCAATTAAATAGAATTCTCAATACATTTTATcactataatttaaataataaatataagtaaccaacaaaaaaaagttcaaaaaaatgttacaaacGTGGCTTGTAAATAAGCACTAAATCATCTTATGACAAAAATATAATCAGGTTCAACTTTTGATAAGTAACCAATAAAATTTACCTCAATGCTTATTGAATGATTCAAgtgaattgattatttttttatcatgtcTTGACAAAGTTAGACTTGCTAAAACataaattatattgttattacGAGACAATaacaaactaaaaaaattcattaaaaaatcatatcaaTTACTCCATATatgattaataattaaatcttgtgGATCAATTACTCCATGTTATAAGATATAAGAAACAATTGACTTGGCTATATATAGAGATTAAGACTTTGATAAAGTTGCACCTCTCTTCTAACTAAAATAGAGGAAGAATTAAATGTAACATATTGCATATGACAATCTGATTccattcttttatttcttaattcaTTGATTATTAGACAAATACACTAATGCCGAAATTTTAACCCAAAAACACTTTCCTAAAATACTCAAAATCAAATTACCGATACAGAACAAAGAATGATAAAATATCTACCTAATAAGCTAAGAAATTAAATGATAGTAACTGAAAAATAAACCCTAACAGAGAATAAGTACAAAAATTAACATTATACTAACAGGCAAAGCAAAATGTATTTAGCTAGAAtgcataaaaaagaaaaagagaaagaaccaaaagtgaagcaaaaaaataaaGCATCATCATTGATATAGAAATTTTTTCTTCATTATTTCATTACCTCTAACTCAGTCAATGTAAGTGAATGGTGCAATGTGAAGTGGTTGAAGAGAAGAGAGTCGCGACTTCAACAAATTTGATGAGTCAAACTCGCAACAGTGCCATTGTAGAGAAGAGAAAGATGAAAAACAGTCCTATTACGGAGATAATATGGTGTAGTGCTTGTTTAACTGAAACATTTGCCATCTCAAAACGTGATACGACGTCGTTTTGGACTATTTGAGCGTCAAACCAAAACTACGTCGTTTTAGTGGAGTCCAGCATGGCATTTTGTTGTATACATCATCTTTCTGGTAATGTCTCTGTGACGGAAACCACTCCAGGGACTAACAGGAGTAAAATTTATAAAGTTAAGGACTAAATAGAGGCAATTGAAGTTTCAAGGATTAAGAGCACGTTTGGAAAGCTTCAAAAGCTACTTTTTTGTGCTTTTGACTTAGGAAAAGTTATATTAATGGTGTTTTGTATAGTTTTTTAGATATGCTTTTAACTTCTCGAAAAGTTTGTTTAAGAGCTTTTGaagaagtaaaaaaaattgaCTTCTCTCCTTCtcaaaagctattttatcactCCTATTTATTACATAACTTTAAAACAAGCATTTCTATAATAACATtctaaacacaaaataaattGTTTACCCAAACTGGCCCTAAATTGAGGATCGAGTGCAAGTCTAaggaccaaattgagtattatctctATTTTAGACATGACACTCATCTACACTCGTCCGAAGCCCGTGTCTGCTGTGTCCTACCGTAtcttaataaaacataaaaaaaaattttctagacacacttggacacacctaaatacatCACGTGTCAAGATATCCCGCCTTATCCTTAACatgtatttttgaaaagaaattaaaataaaaaatatttttaatgctttatataattaaaatatgatattaaaaacaattaaaattaatttatgttttaatatcaataaaatatcaaaatatcattatgatATTTTGTGTGTCTTCGtgttttataagattttaaaattcgtatGTTAGCATGTTTTGTGCAGTGTCCTGTGTCCATGTATCATAGGCcgcttataaaaaaaattactctttttgggtattttttgttgcatttttaaataatttgtggacatttttatcaataacaaaattCAAGTGTATTTTTTATAGTTTACTCGTTTTTATTATTTCTGTTTATATGATgaactttctttttctattatttactttttttatttctttttttgttaattattttggtTTGGCATTGGACAATTTTATAATTGATCTTGtggtattatatttattatttctatatttttataatatgaattattCATCTCGTTAGTCAGagcaaattaaactaaaaattatttataatatgaattattgatctcattatatttgttcttttttatttttagtttatcaccaaataaaatacaaGAACACTAATTGTTGTGTTTTTATCTTTTGTGTCTTATTCTCAGTGTTCTGTCTTGTCTTATTCTCATAACCAAACGTGGCCATAAGATATCTTAATATGGCCTCTAACTCTTCTAGTATACTACGTCTTGGCAAATGACTCACCTCTAGTATCATTAAAGGCCCTTCCTCTAACTTCGTTTGGCgataaaatctcattaaaatatACCACTATGGCACTATCAAACAAAGACATTGAACGACAACAAAAAAAGTTTGGCCAAATTTTTCTAAAGATTCATTAAAGATAAAAATGTAGATTTCTATAAATTATAATACAAACTCCAGAAAACTACATCCAAACTAACTTCAATAGTAACACATTGGTCAATAATATTCAACACATTAATAATGATAGAGTGATTTGAACATAAATGCAAATTTTTCACTATAGCCTCTTACCTCAGACACAATAGTTTTTTTTGTATCTTAATCTACTCCAAAattgttttattcttttaaaaggtACATGAATTTCAACAAGAATAAACATAGTTAGACTATATTTACATACTATTTATTTACAGTGAACACGAGACATTTTATTGGAAGTCCCTTTAatattccaaaataaaattataatatctgAACTATCCATAAAATACTAGAAGAAGATAAAGACCAACCTTGGCTTAAGAAGCCCATTAGCAAACACTGATAGCTTTTCATTTTTTCCTATATCACCAAAAATTTCTATCGTTGTTCCTCTTCGAAGGAGACCCTAGCAGAAATTTTAATAGAACCATTGTATTCTCTTTCGCGTTATCTCACTATTCAGCTTTAAACCCATCATGATCATTATTCATTTTGTGGCCACTTTTGATCACTGACGTATAATTAGAAGGGACAATCACAAGTTTCTATCCCTGATTTGCTGCAACATTCTTTTGTGTTGTATAATGGTGTCTTAGGCAAGAGTCTCCTTTCCCCAATCCTGTACGAGCAGACATTGCCCCATATCTTGTGACCTTTTACAATAGGTCCAGCTCGATTAGGAAGAGCATATAATTGTTTTCCTCTTTTGATATCTTGTTAGACCTTGACAGACAGGCccactctcttctttcctttctttctaACAACTTCAGTCCAGCCCTCCTCACCCTCCGATCCAACATTTTTCACATCTCCAccatacaaattttttattataatcaaCTTTAAATAAGTAGCCATCAACAATCACCTCTTAACTATCGATAATCGTCCAAGATTAACTTGCAATTATATCCTAACAATCTATCCACGCTCTGCGTCTTTTGTCGCAGTGTCAACTTTTATCGGATTACTAATTGTTGTTGCTATTCTACACATAGTTTTCTCTTAGTAACCCTATATGTTAAGACTAGTGATACGAGTCTACACCAAATCGAGTCTCTTACAACTTTGTCCTTAAATGATATAGAAAAACTCTTAAAAGTCTCTTTCGTACCA
This genomic window contains:
- the LOC112789869 gene encoding uncharacterized protein, which translates into the protein MTDSNPHIPDESPQNPDTKTQQEETPPTSSQSPKTLTLADQDPQSQSQTLPDPNPTQPSEHGDTLMQDPVQKPDDPEPDAHAAVTVTAAAAALSGSGRRGTPKRKKSDAKRTAQEKKCREKLQVLVETLKPIPFVPPKALDFSSHQSLLQRLGLWEFVHLEYDPVVRSDLLAQLIASYVPASRCSYVNGIRIKLSRADLGRALKLPKKNAGSSVTEGKEEGGETVDLAESIGFIEELVSNWMMLHDEMFIMTSDVMGQLNLIKTGKLEKVDWAGLIWSMMDKELKAPQLTDCYYASHMQQLIKAQHQELLEEPEAAQEEEEEEEGEEVGGKDDGEEAEVKDEEDEEAAATATVTEKVTDAATATATATTTVEDVVDESGDVKMSGVDEGGRDGELEEHNIELSLGQDNAERVEVGKDVVGGVQIMDFDQPKVEDSGLWLMDQKNNVEEPFLRPCQTSDVKGDECGEAKGVEGEEGQEQEEEEEDAEDDEHDGGFSLSPKCIPMEGMPSGPGGLVQAMSAVQMPFTSGIDLRDNPVGDFLSPRDDPHMISGSSLFGNGHKRELDLDNHNSHHALNGSNKRLRGDSPWNSKPADFETCMEHIEHWMGKARMMYAAKEQACDESLTNQQLLLNELQKRDEMIEQYHKAKMDESHKRQVEMYRLEKELFMMTGLVEGYRKALKETQKAFADYRTRCPQAEEPLYKDVPGSGGLVLSVMELEKERLRKEEEERIKLRELSRDFERKLREIESTWFDKLGDYAGSVESLANRLQAIEEQVKHLKEVKAKCNVAAPPERTPTVEEQNVEDQNVEEQDAL